The Oncorhynchus kisutch isolate 150728-3 linkage group LG14, Okis_V2, whole genome shotgun sequence genomic sequence aggctgggtttctgtatagcagtttgtgacatcggctgatgtaaaaagggctttataaatacatttgattgattgattataagGAGGGGCATATTGGGTGATTGGCATATGGCCACATGCCGTTGGGTGACAGTGGCCTGTGTTACCAGACCTCCTTCCCTTGTTGATCGCCATAAGGTCTGGATGCTTTCAGTTAAACCTCTCTTGTGTACTGTACTTTGAAGGAAACTTCTATGGAAGCCAACTGACAGGCCACCCAGACCTGTAAAAGGGACAGGTTGTTTATCTTAAACCAGAGGGCAGCTCTTCAGAACAGAAGGCTTCTTCTGACAACTAATGGATGCTGTCCAAGGTGTAATGCTACAATACAACTCAAAGCGGCACTATACTGTAGCCCAGGTTAGCATAGCAGAGTCCACACTTAGCACAGGAATGCTGTGGTTTGTTTCACTTGAGGACGGCAACGGTGTCAAGACAAGCCCAGATAAACAAACTAAAGCTGTTTGAGGATGCAGTTCTTGTTCTTCTTCGCATCAACAAGGTTAAGGTCAAAGGCAGATATATACAGTAAGGGTAGGTAGTTCATGTCAAAGCCCATTCTGAAAGCACTTGAGTCGACTGCAAATGGAATGTTAATGATGTGATATTATACACAAAAAATGTGCCAATATACCAGAAGATAGTGACTTTTCCCTTTGAAGTAAACTAATCACAAAGTGACAGCAACACAAAGACAAATGCTTCGACAAAAGCTGCACATCAAAAAGACACACACCAGATGACAGAGGATAAGGAGCAGCCTATACGATTGTGTTTACCTTGACCCTGAGCTTGCACAGGTAAGAGAGAGATAAGAACCAGACAGAGTAGAGGACTCCATACCCACATCTTCAGTCCTATAGCTTGCATCCTTCACACTGGTAAAGGAGAGGTGCTCAGAAAACCTGAGGAGACATTAAAGGGAATGACAATGCTTGATGTTATAGAAAAAAATTacttccattattaaagggataaTTTGGGGTTTTCACAATTATCTATACCTTcctagagtcagatgaacttgtggataccatttttatgtgtcTGCGTCCAGTACGAAgtaagttagaggtagtttcgcgagccaatgctaaaTAGCGTTAGCGCAATAACTGGAAGTCTAGAACTGGAACAGCTTGACTGAAAATctcaaactatccctttaatgcaTTTTCAAAATAAGGGATGGAATTAGAAAAGTTCTTATGGATGTAACAATTCACAGATATGCATAGGTCCCCGATTAAGTGCGTAGGTTTGTGGACCCCAAACAGGTCCAAATGTAACAACATTACAAATCGCCTGttcacaattttttttcttctcatattACATTCTTTCTACCTTCCAAAAACCTAATATTTTGTGACAACTGATGCGTCCTCTCCTTCACTGTCGAACTAGATGTAACtgtgttgacagtcattgatctaAATGTCATTTTGCATGCCGAACAACCCCAGGCaatatcagtagtctagtcaaACAGCACACTGTGCCCAGATTCGCATGCTGACCAACGCGAGGTATGCGGCATGTTCCTGATCTTGCACATCTGCGTGGCACCTTCAGAATTCAAACATTAAAATGGCTTGCGTGTGTGATATTAGGCATTATTAGTTGAGTGACAACCTATGTAATTTTCTAGGTTATTGTTATCTATGTGCTTttgaaaattgtgttttaccGGTATAAAATTAAGCTACCTGAGACACAACCCAGTGTTGTTTCCTCATAATTTCAACCCCAAAAAagcaatgtgatgacgttgaatcaacgtggaaaactttTTGGATTTGCTAAAAGTCAGTAAGGgcattttgtcttttttttaacCCATCTTTTAAACGTAATCCAATGATGTTGAATTCACGGTAGTTaaaaactcaaccaaatgtaaatcaaaactagacattgaacttaGGTCTGTACCCAGTGGAAACTCTCATCTGGCTATACCTGCTGAACAGGGCTTACTACAATAGATTTTATTTGTattgttcaggttcaccatcagCAATAGTTTTGGTAGTTTTACTTTAAACAATCAGTGTATATAATTATTTGTAGATACACAAGGTAAAGTTGATCATTTCATAATGAGGACAGTAATCACACGAGGCACACTGCATGGCCAAAGCAAGAGGTGAAGAGAAGATCCCTCAGTAAAAACTTCCAAATGGTCAAAACAATTCCATTTTGAGATGGGGTGGAATCCAAAGTTGTGCAATATATTCATTGGCTATGTCATAACTAATTTGTAAACAACTAATATTGATACATTAGTAGCTCAAACACATAATATGCAAAAATGACAAGTTAATTAGTGGGTGACAATTTCAGAACCAAAGTGGGGGGGTGGACAAAAAACCTAGGCTACATTGCCccccaatctgatagtggtattgagaTGGTAGATgccttgtctcccttatggctcagcTAAGGTGCCTAGATAGTACATacaccatatatatatacataatttacacacacacaccacacacacacacacacacacaaatccagctcagagaggcccattTCATGAGCTCCATCAGCAGCAGATTTGAATTTAGAATAGAAAATGTACCTGTTTACGTAATAAATGTTAGTGCATCGTATCGTATCACATCAAACCAAATCGCTTCGACTCGTTCTCTAATCAAACCAATTCGCATGGAATCATTTCAAACTAAAACGTATTGTTCCTGTATCGTATTGGAGCTCATGTATCTAACACgggaggaggttggtggcacttttTGGGGGGAGGTcgagctcgtggtaatggctggagcggagtaggtggaatggtatcaaatacatcaaacacatggatgaatcatcttgaaagggaaagatgcacatcCCTATAAGTTATAGAGCAGTACAATAAATATTATTAATAAACTTCAAAGAATGTAGATACAAAAGTGAATTCCCATTTAAATTTCAAATAACTTTGGAAACAACGAACTCATCAAAGCATTTAAACTTTGACATAACCATACTGAAACCCATAAACCATTCAAAGGATATTTGAAACGTGGCATGATCCTGCAGAGTACCGTGGCAGGAATAAAAGACATGCAATTATGCAaaattatttagttttttttttttttttatgagggTGTAAAAAAAAAGATGATGTCACACCTTTACCTTTATCTCAAACTTATGCAAACATTTCAACAGGAATACTTCATCATTAGGCCAGCTGACATTTCAAAGCAGCACTTCAATTCGCCATGCCTAATCATTCTCCTCGGCTAATAAATAGCATTCTAATCGTTGCATTTTGAGAAATTGCAGGAGTAACCTACAGGCAAAGCCCAGTAGTAGTCAACTATCCTCGATGATGGTTCGTGTAGGCCTACAGATTTAGGAAAACATTGAAAACGACTGTACGTTATATTTTAATTATAAATGAGATAAACAAACAGTATCGACGAAATATAACAGATAAAGTAAATTGACAAAAAACACATTTGCATAAATTGTCAAACGCGCCCCCACGACCACCACTGACAGGTGACGTTCCACTTCCTACCACTTCTACTTTGAATGTGTAGACATAAAACACTGACTTTATCCCAAACTAAAGAAAATATATCATACCTTTTTCAAAACATTTGTTTACAGGTCGTATTGCTCCAAATGGACCCTTCATGCGTGTCTTCCTTCGCCGGCTGTTGGCAAACTATCTTCAGCTCGCGCTTCTTCAGTGTCAGTTTTGCGAAAGTGGGTGTATCCCGCGTTGCTATTCGTTCACCCCTCCCTTGAGCTATTCATTGCCCATCCCTTGAGCTATTCATTCACCCACTCATTGAGCTATTCATTCATTCACCTCGTTAAATATCGATAGAGGCAGATAAATGTCTGACCGCCCGCGGGGCAGACTACCTGTTTTTAACATTCGTCTGCGAGCTTTTTTTCAGGTATGTATTTTTCGCGCGCTTCTGGTCAGCACGAGCGCGTGCAATTGTTCGTTCCTCTTAGGGGAGAATGTACTGATTTGGCTGAAACATTTAGGTAGCTTAATCAGCCAGCCATATGGCATCTTGGCAtaatgcatattattattatattacatacacacacacatacattcgtGTTGTTACGTAGGCCTAACAACAATATTTACCTGTGAACCTGCTACATGAGTGGTTTCCGAGTAGCCTAGTCCTCTCAAAATCTGAATATGTCAACAATTTTAGGTTTCAATTTATAATATCTATTATTTGTTTGCATTCCATCTATCTGGCTGTCATATCATCAGGGTGCAGCAAGTTGTTCTCGGCTAAATATGAAATGGGACATGTATGAAAGTGTCTATCAATCTTATACTTATGTAACCATCACGTACCATCAGGGTACGTTTTATTTGATTGGTTGAGTAAGGGCTAAAATGATTTCTGGAAAGTAACTTTgttaaaaaatacatttcttgACCACATCAAATGTGTTAATGCCTGTGGAAGTAAGCCCAGTGGAATCcaggatccttgggacatccctacctgaaaaccctaaccttaacccctgtCCTAATCTTAACCtttaccataacccttacctagccctaaccttaacctttttaaatgtcaacttcaatggggtatgGGCGTCCCAAGGATCCATATAGCACGCACCCAAGTTAAGATACTATTAACTTAGAACATATAGCAGCAACCTTAGTACAACCTAGCAACTGCTTCAAGAGGTTTGGACCTATCGGAATAATGGTTAAGGTGTTGAACTGATGGTCAGAGTCCCTGGCAGGTTACCCCCGAATTTGCCACATTGGTGTTATGAGTAGGATGGCACTCCAGTGCAgcctaaacatttttttttatgaataTCCAATCAAGTTTAATGTTTCACACAATAAATCTTTTTATTAAATGGTTCCAAACACACTGTCCATTGATGAATGAGCAGTAGTTTGATGTGAGATGGTCTAATCAAAACAGCTATCCCGAAGTTACTCAAATAAGTTTTAAAAAACTATATTTTTCAACAGCAAGGGCTGTTTTTGctgttgaatttttttttttttttttacttatttgAGTAACTTCGGGATAGCTGTTTTGATTAGACCATCTCACATCAAACTACTGCTCATTCATCAATGGACAGTTAACACATCATTGACTTAAGGATGACTGAATGCAGTACAGTTAGCATGGGTAACCCCATGCAGTCTTAGGCTACGCACCTTTCCCAGTTGGCCCAATGTCAAATGTTTCTCTATAAGCACAGAGGGGTAGTTAGGAACGCCATGTTTTAGGTATAGCCATGACAGCAAGGTCATGGTCATGACAGAGGTGATAAAGAATAATATTTATAATAATCCCCCCACTAGATGGAGTTTGAAATAGCTCACTATTTCTGCCCTTGACACATGCCCTGACCCATCTAAAGAGCATTCTATGCTACTGCACTTAAACCCTTGAGCCCTTAACCCATGTAATGCCCTCAAGAGAGATATCTTAACCTACATTTCCTACACTAACTGGCGCGAAGCTGGATATGTTTGTATCCCTCTATTACTCTGTAGTGATAGCAGCCCTAATAATAATGCAGGGAAACAATCTATAATGCAGGGAAATAGCTTGTAGTTTGTtattggccatgtactcttataatctccactgggcacagccagaagaggactggccacccctcacccCTCAGAAGCTGGTTCCcgtctaggtttcttcctaggttcctgcctttctagagagtttttttctagccaccttgcttctacatctgcattgtttaCTCTTTTGGGTTTtagcctgggtttctgtataagctcTTTGTGACATaaactgatgtaaaaagggctttataaataaatgtgatcgATTGATTGTAATATTATTGTGGCAGATGTGACATCAAACAAACAtgatgacaaaacaaaaaaaacatattaaAGTACTGGAAAAAGCCTGTTAAAGAGATTTGGATATTCATTCAATGAAATCCAATTTGCGAATATGAGTTGTATATGTGGTACATACTGCCACCTGGTGGTCAGAGTCATATATAATCTATGGCTCTGTTTACGTTGTTGAATGTTGTTCCTTATACTATAGTTCATTTTGTAATCTACGATATTATAGCACCATGCTCTCCTTGACCAGATATTATGTCCACTTAATCTATGAATGCCAATGTGATCCTGTCGATCTTGATCTTCAAGGTCATTTCGTATTTTATTGCAGTTTAAAGTACCTGTCATGGTTCAATACATGCTGTTACTTTATTGCCATTAGATTGAAGCAGAGTAAAAATTCTAGCCATAATCTTGATGTTGCTCAAATAATTTGCTTAATTTGATGTGattcctttttttattttattttattataaaatgtattatttgcaAGTGATGAATCATATCATAAACATTGATACATTGAAATACACATTTGCTAATATTTTGAAATGAATTACTTTATTTTATTAATTCATTGGCTAATTGAAATATTTACACACTGATCAAACACTAACACAAATGTAGATACTCCTTGCTGGCCTGCCTGCACTAATACCCTCTAAAGATCAGTTGATCATAGCAAATGTATAGGGTCAGGCTACAGTGTATGGCTATATACAAGTACACATCCTTTAGTGCTTTTGGTCCTTCATACCTTATGTTGGACCATGTAATCATGCATTACACTTGAAGTATTCTACAAAATGCACAATATCACTGCTATAACCTATCTATTTCACTTTGACATAATACATTCATTTgttgtttaaaaaatgaaaaaggATTAACATATTGATAGGCTACTACTGACTGATTATTTGAACTTTTGTCAGTATTGTGGGTTTCCAAAAACATTGCAATGGAATCAGATTtgttttaatttgatttgagAAACCCGAGATGACATTCAAGCCTTTTTATGCAGCTAGGCAGTATGTGGTCTGCAGTTTTACAGTATTGTGCTATTTCCAGGCCAATATAAGTAGAATGTTAAAATTTCTCCTGCTACCAAACTTAAGAATTCAATGCCAAACATATTCAAAGCAAAATGCCAAGCTAATTCAACAAAACAACTTTGCCATGTCAGAAAGCATGGAGTTGTTTACAATATGTGCCACCTCACTTATCAACAACACCCTAAATACTAGTCTTTCTAGGAAGGAACCCTCTATTGGAGCATAGGAGGGAGTGGATGGAAAAGCAAACAGCAGGGGGATGGCAATGAGTAGGCGAACAGGTCAAAAGTCTAAACCGCCTCAAGAGAACAAAAGCACAAGCTGGAACCATGTTAACCACGGAACACTGGTCAGTCTTGGACTGATGATGTAAACACACGTCTTCACAGTGGGGCCCATCAGGTTTCTGTGGGGTCGCTGTTTCTGTGACCCTCGTCTGAGGTCGATGATGTAGCTAAGTCCATATGGCTCCATATCAAGGTCATAAGGTTTCTATGGATTTATTTGGGCCAATACAGTCCACATTCTTACTCTACGCTTTCCGCCTCTAAGAGCCAATGGGTGACTGAGACCTTAAGTTGACTGTAACCGAATACAATACAACCTCATCCTCAACAATCAGACTCCTCCATAATCTCCATGACCACGGTTCGTTTTCCAGTGAGGATGAGTTTTCTGACCATCTTGTAGTCCAGAGACAGGACGTTCAGACCATTGACAGAGACCACAAACTGGCGCACCTGGAAAACAGACTTTGGTCAAATATTGTACGTACTGAATATAATTTATGAGAGCTGCATATAGCAGAGGAAGATGTTTATTGCGTACCCATCTAACAATATTGATTTGACAAAGCTATCAACCTGGAGGCACTGGAGCTGCTCTTTACACTACATGTTCCACAATGCCATGGTACTCACCTTCACTCCTACTGCTGCTGCAGGCCCACTGGGGTCCACTGCCTGGATGTGACATGGCCTACTCCCCCTGACCACAAATCCCCAGCCCACCGCATCACCCACAATCTGGAGATAGATTGATCAGATTACTTAAAAAGAAAATAGTCAGTGAAATCACAAATATAATGTACTCATGAAAAAGGTTATGGATTTGAATGATATTTGGTTGAGTTTCATGCTTTTGGCATGAATAAGAGATAACACTGTGGTAACGTACTGTAAATGTCCTCTTTATGTATGGGCCTCCTGGTCTCTGCAGCTCCTCTGGACTCACTTGTCTCTTCAGCACTGTCAATGGAACAAACACTTAATTAGCAGGTTCTCAGTGTAATCATGAACAGTGGTGTTTATATTGAATCTGTACAGTAGATAGGACGTGATAGAGCTTTAGATGAAGACCAAAGAGACTCTTACCTGATTTGGGGTTTGACAGCACAGGTGAGGTAGGGGTAAGCGTGGGGCCTCTGTTATAATACCCACTGTTGCCACTACTAAGACTGTTATCATGCGCCCCAGACACCATCTTTCTTTCCTTGGATGGAGTGactgagaggagaagaagaatatATAGAGATATCGGACAGAGAGAACATATACATGTTATATAATTGAGAGTGATTGACAAAGTGTACTGAGAGGAAAAAGCACTAATAACGAAAGGAAGCCATGTTATTCATTCTGAAATTTCATACACACATTCAGAACTGTTTACTGTGCTGTAGTATCTACAAtagaacacatcaaacac encodes the following:
- the LOC109875797 gene encoding DEP domain-containing mTOR-interacting protein-like; translated protein: MGPRTAVTPSKERKMVSGAHDNSLSSGNSGYYNRGPTLTPTSPVLSNPKSVLKRQVSPEELQRPGGPYIKRTFTIVGDAVGWGFVVRGSRPCHIQAVDPSGPAAAVGVKVRQFVVSVNGLNVLSLDYKMVRKLILTGKRTVVMEIMEESDC